In one window of Eggerthella guodeyinii DNA:
- a CDS encoding TetR/AcrR family transcriptional regulator, translating to MKYDVSKKPTRGAQRTLDAFSGSLLALLAEQPFEQVTVNELCQRAGYPRATFYNYFDDKYDLLDYGWMRIGAHLRLDEASSMDAEEGLRTCFDRAYDLCVAHLDAVKRTLAHNAGSGYLLNHLRGIMQTEIRALLRACPERVASRIPYELIADHYGNTLFLVLEWSLLGERRCTKAQAYEYLRYLLAGVLHDVPQGGTQGGTEDGDATADLPPRARR from the coding sequence ATGAAGTACGACGTGTCGAAAAAACCCACGCGCGGGGCGCAACGCACGCTCGACGCCTTCTCGGGGTCGCTGCTGGCCCTGCTGGCCGAGCAGCCGTTCGAGCAGGTGACGGTCAACGAGCTGTGCCAGCGCGCCGGGTATCCGCGCGCGACGTTCTACAACTACTTCGACGACAAGTACGACCTGCTGGATTACGGCTGGATGCGCATCGGCGCGCATCTGCGGTTGGACGAAGCCTCGTCGATGGACGCGGAGGAGGGGCTGCGCACGTGCTTCGACCGCGCGTACGACCTGTGCGTCGCCCATCTCGACGCCGTCAAGCGCACGCTCGCCCACAATGCCGGCTCGGGCTATCTGCTGAACCACCTGCGCGGCATCATGCAAACCGAGATCCGCGCGCTGCTGCGCGCGTGCCCCGAACGCGTGGCGAGCCGCATCCCCTACGAGCTGATCGCCGATCATTACGGCAACACGCTGTTCCTCGTGCTGGAATGGAGCCTGCTGGGCGAGCGCCGCTGCACGAAGGCGCAGGCGTACGAGTACCTGCGCTACCTCCTCGCCGGGGTGCTGCACGACGTTCCGCAAGGGGGGACGCAGGGTGGGACGGAGGACGGCGACGCTACAGCCGACCTGCCACCGCGTGCGCGACGATGA
- a CDS encoding dimethyl sulfoxide reductase anchor subunit family protein, producing the protein MGTGFEHTALAVFTTLAPMGAGAFIALAYAFFVGAPDDAAAKRLDRWTALPLVVLAVGFLGAFMHLASPLNAFGVFTGVGSSPLSNEILVGVAFAALAVVYWVLALAGKLSPSVRKGLLAALVVLAVVFAAFCGLAYMMYTIPTWNTPLSIVQMEGYMLAGGTVLGFCTVGFAQVSLPKGAGAVALALTLAGVAVGTVGFGVQIAGLDAIRNIWSSAAELVPAIWVLLGAFAACGILASALTYSAAKRRLAPTLLVAACVVVAVGIFVARIGFYGLYMGIAL; encoded by the coding sequence ATGGGAACCGGATTCGAGCACACCGCGCTGGCGGTGTTCACCACCCTGGCGCCGATGGGCGCCGGAGCGTTCATCGCGCTGGCATACGCGTTCTTCGTCGGCGCGCCCGACGACGCGGCTGCGAAGCGCCTCGATCGCTGGACGGCCCTTCCGCTCGTCGTGCTGGCCGTGGGCTTCCTCGGCGCGTTCATGCACCTCGCGAGCCCCCTCAACGCCTTCGGCGTGTTTACGGGCGTCGGCTCGTCCCCGCTGTCGAACGAGATCCTCGTCGGCGTGGCGTTCGCCGCGCTGGCCGTGGTGTACTGGGTGCTGGCGCTGGCCGGAAAGCTGTCGCCGTCCGTGCGCAAGGGGCTGCTGGCCGCGCTCGTGGTGCTGGCCGTGGTGTTCGCCGCCTTCTGCGGGCTGGCCTACATGATGTACACTATCCCCACGTGGAACACGCCCTTGTCCATCGTGCAGATGGAAGGCTATATGCTGGCGGGCGGCACGGTGCTGGGCTTCTGCACCGTGGGCTTTGCCCAGGTGAGCTTACCGAAGGGTGCGGGAGCCGTGGCGCTCGCGCTGACGCTGGCCGGCGTGGCGGTGGGCACGGTGGGCTTCGGCGTGCAGATCGCGGGGCTCGACGCCATCCGCAACATCTGGTCGTCGGCCGCCGAGCTGGTGCCGGCCATCTGGGTGCTGCTGGGCGCGTTCGCGGCATGCGGCATCCTCGCCTCCGCGCTGACGTACAGCGCGGCGAAGCGGAGGCTCGCGCCGACGCTCCTGGTGGCGGCGTGCGTCGTCGTCGCCGTGGGCATCTTCGTGGCGCGCATCGGGTTCTACGGCTTGTACATGGGCATCGCGCTGTAA
- a CDS encoding RNA polymerase sigma factor, with amino-acid sequence MSAENRAQPRRSEAFMARAMADWGDAVYRLALGQTRSKADAEDVYQDVFMRLYSDATEFTSTEHLKAWLLRVTINRCRDLAKSNWNRRTVAFDPVRDDVAELVRDPADADVWDAVGQLPDNLRSSVHLHYVEGYTTDEIARMLNSQPATVRTWLSRARARVKDLLTGRKERESTLAATLPLIAADPCDPRKEVPHD; translated from the coding sequence ATGTCAGCAGAAAACCGCGCGCAGCCGCGCCGCAGCGAGGCGTTCATGGCGCGCGCCATGGCCGATTGGGGCGATGCCGTGTATCGCCTGGCGCTGGGCCAAACGCGTTCGAAGGCCGACGCCGAGGACGTGTACCAAGACGTGTTCATGCGGCTGTACAGCGACGCCACCGAGTTCACGAGCACCGAGCATCTGAAGGCGTGGCTGCTACGCGTGACCATCAACCGCTGCCGCGACCTGGCGAAATCGAATTGGAACCGCCGCACCGTCGCGTTCGACCCCGTGCGCGACGACGTTGCCGAACTCGTGCGCGACCCCGCCGACGCCGACGTGTGGGACGCGGTGGGCCAGCTGCCCGACAACCTGCGCTCGTCCGTGCACCTGCACTACGTCGAAGGCTACACCACCGACGAGATAGCCCGCATGCTGAACAGCCAGCCCGCCACCGTGCGCACCTGGCTGTCACGCGCCCGCGCGCGGGTGAAAGACCTGTTGACGGGTCGGAAGGAGCGGGAGAGCACGCTTGCTGCGACCCTTCCGCTCATCGCGGCCGACCCCTGCGACCCCCGAAAGGAGGTGCCCCATGACTGA
- a CDS encoding NYN domain-containing protein, with the protein MRYLVDGYNVTKRDPATSGLSIAEQRDALERRLRATAARVLGSSSYTIVWDAAGGEGVVRPAGDKVAYTRLPTADDAIVERVRRASEHIGVVTSDRELAERCRAVALHGIDVLPSERLFAGASAPAKSKGGRGKRKPMPRDVGIPANANEINRELKKLWGIED; encoded by the coding sequence GTGCGGTATCTCGTGGACGGCTACAACGTGACGAAGCGCGATCCCGCGACGAGCGGGCTCTCGATCGCCGAGCAGCGCGACGCGCTCGAGCGGCGTCTGCGCGCCACGGCTGCGCGCGTGCTGGGTTCGTCATCGTACACGATCGTGTGGGACGCCGCCGGCGGCGAGGGCGTGGTGCGTCCGGCCGGCGACAAGGTGGCGTACACGCGCCTGCCCACGGCCGACGACGCCATCGTCGAGCGCGTGCGCCGCGCGTCCGAGCACATCGGCGTGGTGACGTCCGACCGCGAGCTGGCCGAGCGATGCCGGGCCGTCGCGCTGCATGGGATCGACGTGCTTCCCTCGGAGCGCCTGTTCGCCGGCGCCTCCGCGCCCGCGAAGTCGAAAGGCGGCCGTGGAAAGCGGAAGCCGATGCCGCGCGACGTGGGCATTCCGGCGAACGCGAACGAGATCAACCGCGAGTTGAAGAAGCTGTGGGGCATCGAAGACTGA
- a CDS encoding RNA polymerase sigma factor, whose amino-acid sequence MANIDNNPRSERFMEHALTRWGALVYRIALNQTRSPFDADDVAQDVFISLLQDATAFTNDEHLKAWLICVTINRCRALHRSAWKRHVDATDAASPAFANLEAPAQALVTSDVWDAVTRLPADMRLIVHLHYFEGYPLEEIARLLSCNPATVRTRLHRARKRLKLDLEQEAARETCEYARVPFPDEQR is encoded by the coding sequence GTGGCCAACATCGACAACAATCCCCGATCCGAGCGCTTCATGGAACACGCCCTGACAAGATGGGGCGCGCTTGTGTATCGCATCGCGCTCAACCAGACGCGCTCGCCTTTCGACGCCGACGATGTGGCGCAAGACGTGTTCATCAGCCTGCTTCAAGACGCGACCGCGTTCACCAATGACGAGCATCTCAAAGCGTGGCTCATCTGCGTCACGATCAATCGTTGCCGCGCGCTGCATCGGTCGGCATGGAAGCGGCACGTCGATGCGACCGATGCCGCATCGCCCGCGTTCGCCAACCTTGAAGCGCCCGCCCAAGCCCTCGTCACGAGCGATGTGTGGGATGCGGTTACACGCCTGCCCGCCGACATGCGTTTGATTGTGCATCTGCACTACTTCGAGGGCTATCCCCTTGAGGAAATCGCACGATTGCTCAGCTGCAATCCTGCCACCGTGCGCACGCGGCTGCACCGTGCGCGGAAACGGCTCAAACTCGATCTGGAACAGGAGGCCGCACGTGAAACATGCGAATATGCACGAGTACCGTTCCCTGATGAACAACGTTGA
- a CDS encoding TOBE domain-containing protein yields MKISARNQLKGTVSAVAEGAVNGVVSIDLGSTTVKADITMEAINDLGLKEGIDAVAIIKASNVMFAAGSERIQGISARNQIAGTIVSVKKGAVNGHVAIETAEGARIMGSITNEAIEDLGLAEGAAALAIVKSTDVIVGVE; encoded by the coding sequence ATGAAGATTTCCGCTCGCAACCAGCTCAAGGGTACCGTGTCCGCCGTCGCCGAGGGCGCCGTCAACGGCGTCGTCTCCATCGACCTGGGCTCCACCACGGTGAAGGCCGACATCACCATGGAAGCCATCAACGACCTGGGCCTCAAAGAGGGCATCGACGCCGTCGCCATCATCAAGGCCAGCAACGTGATGTTCGCCGCCGGCTCCGAGCGCATCCAGGGCATCTCGGCTCGCAACCAGATCGCCGGAACCATCGTGTCCGTGAAGAAGGGCGCCGTGAACGGCCACGTGGCCATCGAGACCGCCGAGGGCGCGCGCATCATGGGCTCCATCACGAACGAGGCCATCGAGGACCTGGGCCTGGCCGAGGGTGCCGCCGCCCTGGCTATCGTGAAGTCCACCGACGTCATCGTGGGCGTCGAGTAA
- a CDS encoding EFR1 family ferrodoxin (N-terminal region resembles flavodoxins. C-terminal ferrodoxin region binds two 4Fe-4S clusters.): MIFYYSATGNSQHVARRLADALDDRAVSILACREAGGASFELAEGEAVGFVTPTYFMGLPTLMTDFFDALDLRASGGASPYAYLVATFGNFSGTTRAMTADALRDRGIPLAAAFGVRMVDTWTPLFDVSDGERNLRITREADARIDDIAARVRARETGAHRIRTGPPLVGSLMHAHWRARRSTAPFFVEPACVGCGACARNCPVGAIRMEDGAPVWTADTCAQCLACLHRCPTFAIQHGPNTKKHGQWVHPGEILA, from the coding sequence ATGATCTTCTACTATTCAGCCACCGGAAACAGTCAGCACGTGGCGCGCCGCCTCGCCGACGCGCTCGACGACCGCGCCGTTTCGATCCTCGCGTGCCGGGAAGCCGGGGGCGCGTCGTTCGAGCTTGCGGAGGGCGAGGCCGTCGGCTTCGTCACGCCCACGTACTTCATGGGGCTGCCCACCCTCATGACCGATTTCTTCGACGCCCTCGACCTCCGCGCAAGCGGCGGCGCAAGCCCGTACGCCTACCTCGTGGCCACGTTCGGCAACTTCAGCGGCACGACGCGCGCCATGACCGCCGATGCGCTGCGCGACCGGGGCATCCCGTTGGCCGCCGCGTTCGGCGTGCGCATGGTGGACACCTGGACGCCCCTGTTCGACGTGTCGGACGGGGAGCGCAACCTGCGCATCACGCGCGAGGCCGACGCGCGCATCGACGACATCGCCGCGCGCGTGCGCGCTCGGGAGACGGGCGCGCATCGCATCCGCACGGGGCCGCCCCTCGTCGGCTCGCTCATGCACGCGCATTGGCGCGCCCGTCGATCCACCGCGCCGTTCTTCGTGGAACCCGCTTGCGTCGGCTGCGGCGCGTGCGCCCGGAACTGCCCCGTGGGCGCCATCCGCATGGAGGACGGCGCGCCCGTATGGACGGCGGACACGTGCGCGCAGTGCCTCGCGTGCCTGCATCGCTGCCCCACGTTCGCCATCCAGCACGGGCCGAACACGAAAAAGCACGGACAGTGGGTGCATCCCGGCGAAATTCTGGCGTAA
- a CDS encoding dimethyl sulfoxide reductase anchor subunit family protein produces METALNEITLVLFTTIAPAGVMGYLTMALAIVLARDEERAGAISRYLVVPLVLAISGLIASATHLGTPANALYVITGIGRSPLSNEVVAAVAFLALGGVYWILSFRDDLRRSFRVAWLAATAVAGFVFVGYIAVAYSVPSVPTWNLPTAPLTLWLNALSSGPLVGLFGLLLARQEPSGRMTAALLALAALAAAGNAVVLGMQWQELPGIVTTTTRAVDLVPAMPLVIGAYVACEAIAIALGGAGALRRAIGAGDDPFAAAQRARMARLALTATSAVLALAACFAVRFTFYALHMTLGV; encoded by the coding sequence ATGGAGACGGCGCTCAACGAGATCACTCTCGTGCTGTTCACCACCATCGCTCCGGCGGGCGTCATGGGATACCTCACCATGGCGCTCGCCATCGTATTGGCCCGCGATGAAGAGCGCGCCGGCGCCATCAGCCGCTACCTCGTGGTACCGCTCGTGCTGGCCATCTCGGGGCTCATCGCGTCGGCCACCCATCTGGGAACGCCCGCGAACGCGCTGTACGTGATCACCGGCATCGGCCGCTCGCCCCTGTCGAACGAGGTGGTGGCCGCCGTGGCGTTCCTGGCGCTGGGCGGCGTGTACTGGATCCTGTCGTTCCGCGACGACCTGCGACGCTCTTTCCGCGTCGCGTGGCTGGCCGCCACCGCGGTGGCGGGCTTCGTGTTCGTGGGGTACATCGCCGTGGCGTACTCGGTGCCCTCCGTTCCCACGTGGAACCTGCCCACCGCCCCGCTGACGCTGTGGCTGAACGCGCTGTCGAGCGGGCCTTTGGTAGGGCTGTTCGGGTTGCTGCTGGCGCGCCAGGAGCCGAGCGGGCGCATGACCGCGGCGCTGCTGGCGCTGGCCGCGCTTGCCGCTGCAGGAAACGCCGTGGTGCTGGGGATGCAGTGGCAGGAGCTGCCCGGCATCGTGACCACCACCACGCGCGCCGTCGACCTGGTGCCGGCGATGCCGCTGGTCATCGGCGCGTACGTCGCGTGCGAGGCGATTGCCATCGCGCTGGGCGGCGCGGGAGCGCTGCGGCGCGCCATCGGCGCGGGCGACGACCCCTTCGCCGCCGCGCAACGCGCGCGCATGGCGCGCCTGGCGCTGACGGCGACGAGCGCGGTGCTGGCGCTGGCCGCATGCTTCGCCGTGCGCTTCACGTTCTACGCGCTGCATATGACGCTGGGAGTGTAG
- a CDS encoding substrate-binding domain-containing protein has product MRNDDALTADEVAGLLQVSRSSVYKLVKADELASYHVGRKMRFTMGDVENYIARSKRAKAAAVTAAALPRAAVSAPAPQPAPASFVLAGNDIVGDILANYLGATNTAVDRIYEGSYNALVDLYRGAAHAALTHLYDGETDSYNVAAVKRLLPGVPLKVVRLVRRRQGLIVAKGNPKNLRTWDDLLRPGVRLVNRECGCGSRILLDEQLARRGVSGAAIEGYEREANSALSMASFVARGAADAGIGAERVFRQVEGVDFLPLQDEWLDIVLVKRPGCERAADAIAKLARTRPFREEIGSIVGYDASSMGDVVFER; this is encoded by the coding sequence ATGCGCAACGACGACGCGTTGACAGCGGACGAGGTGGCCGGCTTGCTGCAGGTGAGCCGCAGCTCGGTCTACAAGCTGGTGAAGGCCGACGAGCTGGCGTCGTACCACGTCGGCCGCAAGATGCGCTTCACGATGGGCGACGTGGAGAACTACATCGCGCGCTCGAAGCGCGCGAAGGCCGCCGCGGTGACGGCCGCCGCCCTGCCGCGCGCAGCCGTGTCGGCCCCGGCCCCGCAGCCGGCTCCCGCCTCGTTCGTGCTGGCCGGCAACGACATCGTGGGCGACATCCTGGCGAACTACCTGGGAGCCACGAACACTGCGGTGGACCGCATCTACGAGGGCAGCTACAACGCGCTGGTCGACCTGTACCGCGGGGCGGCCCACGCGGCGCTCACGCACCTGTACGACGGCGAGACCGACTCGTACAACGTCGCCGCGGTGAAGCGGCTGCTGCCGGGCGTGCCGCTGAAGGTGGTGCGCCTCGTGCGCCGCCGCCAGGGGCTCATCGTGGCGAAGGGCAATCCGAAGAACCTGCGCACCTGGGACGACCTGCTGCGACCGGGTGTGCGCCTCGTGAACCGCGAGTGCGGGTGCGGGTCGCGCATCCTGCTGGACGAGCAGCTGGCGCGCCGCGGCGTTTCGGGGGCGGCCATCGAGGGCTATGAACGCGAGGCGAACTCGGCGCTGTCGATGGCCTCGTTCGTCGCCCGGGGCGCGGCCGATGCGGGCATCGGCGCCGAGCGCGTGTTCCGCCAGGTGGAGGGCGTGGATTTCCTCCCGCTGCAAGACGAGTGGCTCGACATCGTGCTGGTGAAGCGTCCCGGCTGCGAGCGCGCCGCCGACGCCATCGCGAAGCTGGCCCGCACGCGCCCCTTCCGCGAGGAGATCGGCTCCATCGTGGGCTACGACGCTTCGAGCATGGGAGACGTGGTGTTCGAGCGATAG
- a CDS encoding ribonucleoside triphosphate reductase has product MYEVQKRDGKIAEFDIAKISSAIAKAFDALEKQYHPSTIDLLALNVTAHFEPRIKDGIVSVEDVQDSVEEVLSTAGYADVAKSYILYRKQREKVRNANATLLDYKDLVDQYVKVEDWRVKENSTVTYSVGGLILSNSGAITANYWLSEIYDDEVAKAHRNADIHLHDLSMLTGYCAGWSLKQLIQEGLGGVPGKITSKPASHLSSLCNQMVNFLGIMQNEWAGAQAFSSFDTYLAPFVKVDDLSYEETKQCVESFVFGVNTPSRWGTQAPFSNITLDWVCPADLRDQPAIVGGKEMDFTYGDCKAEMDMVNKAFIEIMIEGDANGRGFQYPIPTYSITKDFDWSETENNKLLFEMTSKYGTPYFSNYINSDMEPSDVRSMCCRLRLDLRELRKKSGGFFGSGESTGSIGVVTINMPRLAYLATDETDFYRRLDHLMDVSARSLHTKREVVTRLLDAGLYPYTKRYLGTFENHFSTIGLVGMNEACLNAQWLRADMTQEPAQAFTKDVLNHMRARLADYQEQYGDLYNLEATPAESTTYRFAKHDKEQFPQIITANEQGKPYYTNSSHLPVGFTDDVFSALDVQDGLQTLYTSGTVFHAFLGEKLPDWKAAATLVRKIAENYKLPYYTMSPTYSVCKNHGYIAGEVYECPCCHEETEVYSRITGYYRPVKNWNDGKSQEFADRVEYDLGHSHLTREGSVAVTAAAETAGQAGSHVTVPVAEPAPDHSTLPAGLYLVATRTCPNCKFAAAEMDAAGIPYEELLAEENVELAQRYRIMQAPTLLSVSADGSVDVIPGASAVFQRINAMKAQVTA; this is encoded by the coding sequence ATGTACGAGGTTCAGAAGCGCGACGGCAAGATCGCGGAATTCGATATCGCAAAGATTTCGAGCGCCATCGCCAAGGCGTTCGACGCGTTGGAGAAGCAGTACCATCCTTCTACGATCGACCTGCTGGCCCTCAACGTGACCGCGCATTTCGAACCCCGCATCAAGGACGGCATCGTCAGCGTCGAGGACGTGCAGGACAGCGTGGAGGAGGTGCTTTCCACAGCCGGGTACGCCGACGTGGCGAAGTCCTACATCCTGTACCGCAAGCAGCGCGAGAAGGTGCGTAACGCCAACGCGACGCTGCTCGACTACAAGGATCTCGTGGACCAGTACGTCAAGGTGGAGGACTGGCGCGTGAAGGAGAACTCCACGGTCACGTACTCCGTCGGCGGCCTGATCCTCTCGAACTCGGGCGCCATCACGGCGAACTACTGGCTCAGCGAGATCTACGACGACGAGGTGGCGAAGGCTCACCGCAACGCCGACATCCACCTGCACGACCTGTCCATGCTGACGGGCTACTGCGCAGGGTGGTCGCTCAAGCAGCTCATCCAGGAAGGCCTCGGCGGCGTGCCGGGCAAGATCACGTCGAAGCCGGCCAGCCACCTGTCCAGCCTGTGCAACCAGATGGTGAACTTCCTCGGCATCATGCAGAACGAGTGGGCCGGCGCCCAGGCGTTCTCGAGCTTCGACACCTACCTCGCGCCCTTCGTGAAGGTCGACGACCTGTCCTACGAGGAGACGAAGCAGTGCGTCGAGTCGTTCGTGTTCGGCGTCAACACGCCGTCGCGCTGGGGCACGCAGGCACCGTTCAGCAACATCACGCTCGACTGGGTGTGCCCGGCCGACCTGCGCGATCAGCCGGCCATCGTGGGCGGCAAGGAGATGGACTTCACCTACGGCGACTGCAAGGCCGAGATGGACATGGTGAACAAGGCGTTCATCGAGATCATGATCGAAGGCGACGCGAACGGCCGCGGCTTCCAGTACCCCATCCCCACCTACTCCATCACGAAGGACTTCGATTGGAGCGAGACGGAGAACAACAAGCTGCTGTTCGAGATGACCAGCAAGTACGGCACCCCGTACTTCTCGAACTACATCAACTCCGACATGGAGCCGTCCGACGTGCGCTCCATGTGTTGCCGCCTGCGCCTCGACCTGCGCGAGCTGCGCAAGAAGTCGGGCGGGTTCTTCGGCTCGGGCGAGTCCACGGGCTCCATCGGCGTGGTCACCATCAACATGCCGCGCCTGGCCTACCTCGCCACCGACGAGACCGACTTCTACCGTCGCCTCGACCATCTCATGGACGTCTCCGCGCGCTCGCTGCACACGAAGCGCGAAGTGGTCACGCGCCTGCTCGACGCGGGCCTGTACCCGTACACGAAGCGCTATCTGGGCACGTTCGAGAACCACTTCTCCACGATCGGCCTGGTGGGCATGAACGAAGCGTGCCTGAACGCCCAGTGGCTGCGCGCCGACATGACGCAGGAGCCGGCGCAGGCGTTCACGAAGGACGTGCTCAACCACATGCGCGCCCGCCTGGCCGACTACCAGGAGCAGTACGGCGATCTGTACAACCTCGAGGCCACGCCGGCCGAGAGCACCACGTACCGCTTCGCCAAGCACGACAAGGAGCAGTTCCCCCAGATCATCACGGCCAACGAGCAGGGCAAGCCGTACTACACGAACTCGTCGCACCTGCCGGTGGGCTTCACCGACGACGTCTTCAGCGCGCTCGACGTGCAGGACGGGCTGCAGACGCTGTACACGTCCGGCACCGTGTTCCACGCGTTCCTGGGCGAGAAGCTGCCCGACTGGAAGGCGGCCGCCACGCTCGTGCGCAAGATCGCCGAGAACTACAAGCTGCCGTATTACACCATGTCGCCCACGTACTCCGTGTGCAAGAACCACGGCTACATCGCCGGCGAGGTGTACGAGTGCCCGTGCTGCCACGAGGAGACCGAGGTGTACTCGCGCATCACCGGCTACTACCGTCCGGTGAAGAACTGGAACGACGGCAAGTCGCAGGAGTTCGCCGACCGCGTTGAGTACGACCTGGGGCATTCGCATTTGACGCGCGAAGGCTCCGTGGCCGTGACGGCCGCGGCCGAGACCGCCGGACAAGCGGGCTCGCACGTGACGGTTCCCGTCGCGGAACCCGCCCCCGACCACAGCACGCTTCCCGCGGGCCTCTACCTCGTCGCCACGCGCACGTGCCCGAACTGCAAGTTCGCCGCGGCCGAGATGGATGCCGCCGGCATTCCCTACGAGGAGCTGCTGGCCGAGGAGAACGTGGAGCTCGCTCAGCGCTACCGCATCATGCAGGCGCCGACGCTGCTGTCCGTGTCCGCCGACGGCTCCGTGGACGTCATCCCGGGTGCTTCGGCCGTGTTCCAGCGCATCAATGCGATGAAAGCGCAGGTGACCGCCTAA
- a CDS encoding RNA polymerase sigma factor: protein MRLPFQRHTNRAVARGSSKPLRSDAFLRRAMGAWGDTVLRVALAQTGSPSDADDVFQDVFMRLLENDTAFENDEHLKAWLLRVTINRCRDLTRSVWNRRTEGFERQHVEVAAPDAFRADIWEVVGALPPDLRAVVHLFYVEGYATEEIAAIVECQPSTVRTRLHRARQQLRTTLQNEKDAAISARTEPERS from the coding sequence ATGCGCTTACCGTTCCAACGACACACGAACCGCGCCGTCGCGCGCGGCAGCTCGAAACCGCTGCGCTCGGACGCGTTCCTCCGCCGCGCCATGGGCGCCTGGGGCGATACCGTGCTGCGCGTCGCGCTTGCGCAGACCGGCTCGCCGAGCGACGCCGACGACGTGTTCCAAGACGTGTTCATGCGCCTGCTGGAGAACGACACCGCATTCGAAAACGACGAGCATCTGAAGGCGTGGCTGCTGCGCGTGACCATCAACCGCTGCCGCGACCTGACACGTTCGGTTTGGAACCGTCGCACCGAGGGCTTCGAGCGACAGCACGTCGAAGTCGCCGCGCCCGACGCGTTCCGCGCCGACATCTGGGAGGTGGTCGGCGCGCTGCCGCCCGACCTGCGCGCCGTGGTGCACCTGTTCTACGTCGAAGGCTACGCCACCGAAGAGATCGCGGCCATCGTGGAGTGCCAACCCAGCACCGTGCGGACCCGCCTCCACCGAGCCCGCCAGCAACTGAGAACCACGCTGCAAAACGAGAAGGACGCAGCCATATCAGCCCGAACCGAACCGGAAAGGAGTTGA